One genomic region from Pseudomonas hormoni encodes:
- a CDS encoding ATP-grasp domain-containing protein: MNTTSCVVVVGYNGNRVHDIQKLRDLCKTLYNARLILVVEQIQPDDDQVADHVCTASMASQDIADSVDLLVGCLGADCWKLIGVLPFSDRGVLLGAALATHFDLPGITPGEARAGLDKQIFRKLEAAADTAPEDYRAVFSTRIESLGELRQRVVELGGKAFIKPACEGASRGCRVIHHPSECDEAWQALKPYREGGIVLEELIQNAREYSWDYVAGSTWVTEKTTTEGAYRAEIQQVVPAPLAADVQARLAAAGRHMSGLVSLENGAYHNEIFLRRDGLTSAVETNMRPGGMHIWDLARLAFVDFDPWERWVRWAVEGKVDHHDPVARGYCGIRLLRAPAGGLLRYVPDIQSLARELNIELVEAVYAKRLSDSVTALVKDNTSFIGHIVLFSEDYGQLSDNLLRLAEAIESSVEVTCLAVPARAVG; this comes from the coding sequence ATGAATACGACGTCATGCGTAGTAGTGGTCGGGTACAACGGCAACCGGGTTCACGATATCCAGAAGCTGCGTGACCTCTGCAAGACGCTCTATAACGCCAGGCTGATCCTGGTGGTGGAGCAGATTCAACCCGATGACGATCAGGTGGCGGATCACGTCTGCACGGCCTCGATGGCATCGCAGGACATCGCCGACTCTGTCGATCTGCTGGTCGGTTGCCTGGGTGCCGATTGCTGGAAGCTGATCGGTGTCCTGCCGTTTTCCGACCGTGGTGTGTTGCTGGGTGCCGCGTTGGCCACACATTTCGACCTGCCCGGCATTACCCCTGGCGAGGCGCGGGCGGGGCTTGATAAACAGATTTTTCGCAAACTGGAAGCGGCCGCCGACACAGCGCCGGAGGATTACCGCGCCGTGTTTTCCACACGTATCGAAAGCCTGGGCGAACTGCGTCAGCGGGTGGTCGAACTGGGCGGCAAAGCCTTCATCAAGCCGGCCTGCGAAGGTGCGAGCAGAGGTTGCCGGGTCATCCACCACCCGTCCGAATGCGACGAAGCCTGGCAGGCGCTCAAGCCCTATCGCGAAGGCGGCATCGTCCTCGAAGAGTTGATTCAGAACGCCCGGGAATACAGCTGGGATTACGTCGCGGGCAGCACCTGGGTCACCGAGAAAACCACCACCGAAGGCGCCTATCGCGCAGAAATCCAGCAAGTGGTGCCGGCGCCGTTGGCGGCTGATGTACAGGCGCGCCTGGCGGCTGCCGGTCGGCACATGTCTGGACTGGTCTCGCTGGAAAACGGTGCCTATCACAACGAGATCTTCCTGCGCCGCGACGGCCTGACCTCGGCGGTGGAAACCAACATGCGCCCCGGCGGCATGCACATCTGGGACCTGGCGCGTCTGGCGTTTGTCGATTTCGATCCATGGGAACGCTGGGTCCGCTGGGCGGTTGAAGGCAAGGTCGACCATCACGATCCCGTTGCCCGTGGCTATTGCGGCATTCGCCTGCTCCGGGCGCCGGCCGGCGGTCTTTTGCGCTACGTACCCGACATCCAGTCCCTGGCCCGGGAGTTGAACATCGAGCTGGTCGAGGCGGTGTACGCCAAGCGCCTCAGTGATTCAGTCACCGCACTGGTGAAAGACAACACGTCGTTTATCGGCCACATCGTGTTGTTCAGCGAAGACTACGGGCAGCTCAGCGACAACCTGCTGCGCCTGGCAGAGGCGATCGAATCGAGTGTCGAAGTCACTTGCCTGGCTGTGCCGGCGAGAGCCGTGGGTTGA